In a genomic window of Magnolia sinica isolate HGM2019 chromosome 16, MsV1, whole genome shotgun sequence:
- the LOC131228782 gene encoding uncharacterized protein LOC131228782 yields MIANHKVYRILVDTGSSADILYSVAFNKMGINRSSLRPIKTPLHGFTSDKVILEGAISLPVTTREGQNQITLLVDFLVVNAPLTHNVIIGQPSLNTMRAVVSTYHLMMKFLVVGRVGYVRGDQREARQCYSITVSKGSAKQAFTIDMLDPRENILVESSPMEDLLTFPLDGVNPTRTVQLRSSLSAEQWDQMLNFLRQHKDVFAWSHQDMSGIASEVMVHKLNVDLEHKLVMQKRRAFELDRYATIAEEVAKLVDIGFIEEVHYPNWIANVVLVKKANGKWRVCIDYSNLNKACPKDGFPISRIDQLINSTAGHELLTFMDAYFGYSQIAMHSSDKCTPRINIKWLSSQIRDSTTAGSCHSS; encoded by the coding sequence ATGATAGCCAATCATAAAGTATACCGCATCCTGGTCGATACTGGGAGCTCAGCCGACATCCTATACTCCGTGGCATTCAATAAGATGGGTATCAATAGGTCAAGCCTCCGACCTATAAAAACCCCGCTGCATGGCTTCACAAGCGACAAAGTTATTTTAGAGGGAGCGATTTCTCTCCCAGTCACTACAAGAGAAGGTCAGAACCAAATTACTCTACTGGTAGACTTCTTGGTTGTAAATGCACCGTTGACTCATAATGTTATCATTGGGCAACCATCTCTTAACACCATGAGGGCGGTAGTATCCACGTACCACCTGATGATGAAGTTCCTTGTTGTTGGGAGAGTCGGCTATGTCAGAGGCGACCAGCGAGAGGCTCGGCAATGTTATTCCATAACGGTTAGTAAGGGCTCAGCAAAACAAGCCTTTACAATTGATATGCTTGACCCCAGAGAGAACATCTTAGTGGAGAGTTCCCCCATGGAGGACCTCCTGACCTTCCCGCTCGATGGCGTCAATCCAACCAGAACAGTCCAACTTCGATCATCATTGAGTGCCGAGCAGTGGGACCAGATGCTGAATTTTCTGCGACAGCATAaagatgtcttcgcatggtctcACCAAGACATGTCGGGCATCGCCTCAGAAGTCATGGTCCATAAACTGAATGTAGATCTGGAGCATAAGCTAGTCATGCAAAAAAGGAGGGCTTTTGAACTGGACAGGTATGCGACAATTGCTGAGGAGGTTGCCAAACTCGTCGACATCGGCTTCATAGAAGAGGTCCACTACCCTAATTGGATTGCCAACGTTGTACTCGTCAAAAAAGCCAATGGAAAATGGCGGGTGTGCATAGATTATTCCAACCTTAATAAGGCTTGCCCCAAGGATGGCTTCCCCATCTCAAGGATCGACCAATTGATTAATAGCACAGCCGGGCACGAGCTCCTAacattcatggatgcatattttGGCTATAGTCAGATAGCTATGCACTCCTCGGATAAATGCACTCCTCGGATAAACATAAAATGGCTTTCATCACAGATAAGGGACTCTACTACTGCTGGATCATGCCATTCGAGTTGA